From Saccharothrix espanaensis DSM 44229, the proteins below share one genomic window:
- a CDS encoding helix-turn-helix transcriptional regulator: MSARITALLDRGRALLADEARPLLTAALVIFQRLGTQSWIERTKAELRAAGIEAADSVVPSAFTELSPQQQQIVQLAAHGLTNREIGEKLFLSPRTVGSHLYRVFPKLGITAQSQLRDVVEGSARPGVGPFGCAEMGGIDQGGGQVQ, translated from the coding sequence ATGTCGGCACGGATTACCGCACTGCTCGACCGAGGCCGCGCCCTGCTCGCAGACGAAGCCCGGCCGCTGCTGACCGCGGCACTCGTCATCTTCCAACGACTCGGCACGCAGTCATGGATCGAGCGGACGAAGGCAGAACTGCGAGCCGCCGGCATCGAGGCCGCCGACAGCGTGGTGCCCAGTGCCTTCACCGAACTCAGCCCTCAGCAGCAGCAGATCGTTCAGCTCGCCGCCCACGGCCTGACGAACCGTGAGATCGGCGAAAAGCTCTTCCTCTCACCGCGCACGGTCGGCTCCCACCTCTACCGTGTGTTCCCCAAACTGGGCATCACTGCCCAGTCGCAGCTCCGCGACGTGGTCGAAGGGTCTGCCCGGCCCGGTGTGGGCCCCTTCGGGTGCGCGGAGATGGGTGGAATCGACCAGGGCGGCGGACAGGTTCAGTAA
- a CDS encoding MarR family winged helix-turn-helix transcriptional regulator — translation MSSEREADRDASTEPRWLDAAEKEAWTGLISMALLMPGRLEAPLHQESGLTLFEYMTLSQISEAPGRVIRMSELAYLTNGSLSRLSNVVKRLEQRGLVTRSPDPADGRYTLATLTSSGYELLVAAAPVHLRAVRELVLDPLSKADRRALARIAAKLRTRPSDYHQDAR, via the coding sequence GTGTCCTCAGAACGGGAAGCCGACCGAGACGCTTCGACGGAGCCGCGCTGGCTCGACGCCGCCGAGAAGGAAGCGTGGACCGGCCTCATCTCGATGGCGCTGCTGATGCCGGGCCGCTTGGAAGCGCCCCTGCACCAGGAGTCCGGCCTGACGCTGTTCGAGTACATGACGCTGAGCCAGATCTCCGAAGCACCGGGGCGCGTGATCCGCATGAGCGAGCTGGCCTACCTGACCAACGGCTCGCTGTCCCGGCTGTCGAACGTCGTCAAACGGCTCGAACAGCGGGGCTTGGTGACGCGCTCACCCGACCCGGCGGACGGCCGCTACACACTCGCCACCCTCACCAGCAGCGGTTACGAACTCCTCGTCGCCGCCGCGCCGGTGCACCTGCGCGCGGTGCGGGAGCTCGTGCTCGACCCGCTCAGTAAGGCCGACCGGCGGGCGCTGGCCCGCATCGCCGCCAAGCTCCGCACCCGTCCGTCGGACTACCACCAGGACGCGCGTTGA
- a CDS encoding RidA family protein: MTVSLINPDGHVQVPLYHHVAVATGSKQIHVAGQVAWDGNGELVAPGDLAGQVAQVYRNVAKSLAAAGATFDDVVRFTWYAAGWKRKMYDAFLAGAEQAATELGITATPPTALIGVEILFEPGILVEAEVTAVVD, encoded by the coding sequence ATGACGGTTTCCCTGATCAACCCCGACGGACACGTCCAGGTGCCGCTCTACCACCACGTGGCCGTGGCAACCGGCAGCAAGCAGATCCACGTCGCCGGCCAGGTCGCCTGGGACGGCAACGGCGAGCTGGTCGCGCCCGGCGACTTGGCAGGACAGGTCGCGCAGGTGTACCGCAACGTCGCGAAGTCACTGGCGGCGGCAGGGGCGACGTTCGACGACGTCGTCCGCTTCACCTGGTACGCGGCCGGCTGGAAGCGGAAGATGTACGACGCGTTCCTCGCCGGCGCCGAGCAGGCAGCGACGGAACTGGGCATCACGGCGACCCCGCCTACGGCGCTGATCGGCGTCGAGATCCTCTTCGAGCCGGGCATCCTGGTCGAGGCCGAGGTCACTGCGGTCGTCGACTGA